A single genomic interval of Chloracidobacterium validum harbors:
- a CDS encoding LptF/LptG family permease, which translates to MRLIDRYLIREIVPYVATVFFLLTAVIFLHEAGRFSELFVVFSRRGLSSTPLLMLVLSLLPGIVIFTLPIAFLVGVTMAMGRLSGDSEIVVLQASGAGHWALLRPVLMVGIVVMGVTGYHTFYLLPIAVNSLNQLKKTRSELLLRSIETYIKPGTFTEDLPGRILYVDRSDGDNVWQRIFIAEMADRPDQEPKIYSAESGQLVLGKTLQESELRLEKARIYSQESRQPDEAASYFMNASGKLTASFSLGRGDEANPDLQARPPGPELLTFPELWVFKPTTPSQARAVATELHRRLALPAACLLFALFGVVLGVTTLRSGRSAGLFVGIALALAFYLLTLGGERSARSGAIPVVVGVWLPNLLFLGLALGMLGGIGRRLGAWAGWGWLWRGWAWCRGLVRRFALPLWQARPSKEKPRWLTEEASSVTSLTPPRRLGFPRIIDGLLFREALRYFLLVLLGLVGIFQVFTLFELINPIVQNRIGASVVVGYLLFLTPQIVNYMTPFAVLVATLITFGLLAKSAQLVVLYASGQSLYRLSVPFLLGAGLVAMFMAATQELVLPMSNQRQDYLRYQIRGGTLPPQTFHQRNRKWFRGREHRMFNFAVFDTERNEFASFGVYELHPTTAMLVSRTYAAKARWDALTEEWVLTNGWRRTFSADGLETRRQPIQELRLKLSETPDYFKQSATDIAKMSVGQLQQQVAELTAQGLDVENLERAIQTKIAAPLACFVMVLVGLPFALTIGKRGAMVGIAVGVGLAVLFWGTVSLFEQFGNYRTLPLFWSAWGPNLLFGSGGLYLLLSAKT; encoded by the coding sequence ATGCGGCTCATTGATCGCTACCTCATCCGAGAAATCGTCCCGTACGTCGCCACGGTCTTCTTTTTGCTGACGGCCGTGATTTTTCTCCATGAGGCGGGACGTTTCTCCGAGCTTTTCGTTGTTTTTTCGCGGCGCGGGCTGTCGAGCACGCCGCTGCTCATGCTTGTCCTGTCACTCCTGCCCGGCATCGTCATTTTCACGCTGCCGATTGCGTTTCTGGTTGGCGTGACGATGGCGATGGGCCGGCTGTCGGGTGATAGCGAAATCGTGGTGCTGCAAGCGAGCGGGGCTGGGCACTGGGCGCTGCTCCGACCAGTGTTGATGGTTGGCATCGTGGTGATGGGGGTGACGGGATATCACACGTTTTACCTCCTCCCAATTGCCGTCAACTCGCTCAATCAGCTCAAGAAGACACGTTCCGAACTGCTCCTGCGAAGCATCGAGACCTACATCAAGCCAGGCACCTTCACGGAAGACCTGCCGGGCCGGATTCTCTATGTTGACCGCAGCGATGGCGACAACGTCTGGCAGCGGATCTTTATCGCTGAAATGGCGGATCGTCCCGACCAGGAACCAAAAATTTACTCGGCCGAGTCGGGGCAACTGGTCTTGGGCAAAACACTGCAAGAAAGCGAGTTGCGGCTTGAAAAGGCCCGGATTTACAGCCAGGAATCGCGCCAGCCAGATGAGGCGGCAAGCTATTTCATGAACGCTTCCGGGAAGCTGACAGCCAGTTTTTCGCTCGGTCGCGGTGATGAGGCCAACCCGGACCTTCAGGCGCGCCCACCCGGGCCAGAGCTACTGACCTTCCCGGAGCTTTGGGTTTTCAAGCCGACCACGCCGAGCCAGGCACGGGCCGTCGCCACCGAGTTGCATCGCCGGTTGGCTTTGCCGGCGGCTTGCTTGCTGTTCGCGCTCTTCGGGGTTGTTTTGGGCGTGACGACGCTCCGGAGTGGGCGGTCGGCTGGCCTCTTCGTCGGCATTGCGCTGGCGCTGGCTTTTTACCTACTCACGTTGGGCGGCGAGCGCTCGGCCCGAAGCGGTGCCATCCCAGTGGTCGTTGGGGTATGGCTACCCAACCTACTGTTTTTGGGACTTGCGCTGGGCATGCTGGGCGGCATCGGCCGCCGGCTGGGAGCCTGGGCCGGCTGGGGTTGGCTTTGGCGTGGCTGGGCGTGGTGCCGGGGCTTGGTCAGGCGCTTTGCCCTCCCGCTTTGGCAGGCGCGGCCCAGCAAGGAAAAGCCCCGCTGGCTGACGGAGGAAGCTTCTTCCGTGACGAGCCTGACGCCACCGAGACGGCTTGGGTTTCCGCGGATCATTGACGGCTTACTGTTCCGCGAAGCCCTTCGCTACTTTCTGCTGGTGCTGCTTGGGTTGGTGGGTATTTTTCAGGTGTTCACACTTTTTGAGCTGATCAACCCCATCGTTCAGAATCGCATCGGTGCAAGCGTTGTCGTTGGGTATCTGCTGTTCCTTACGCCGCAAATCGTGAACTACATGACGCCGTTTGCGGTCTTGGTCGCCACCTTGATCACCTTCGGATTGCTGGCCAAGTCGGCCCAACTGGTGGTGCTGTATGCCAGTGGGCAGAGTTTATACCGGCTGTCGGTTCCGTTTTTACTTGGGGCGGGATTGGTTGCCATGTTCATGGCGGCGACGCAGGAACTGGTTCTGCCGATGTCGAATCAGCGCCAGGACTACCTGCGTTACCAGATTCGTGGTGGGACGTTGCCGCCACAAACCTTCCACCAACGAAATCGTAAGTGGTTCCGTGGGCGTGAGCACCGAATGTTCAATTTCGCGGTGTTTGACACCGAGCGGAATGAGTTTGCGAGTTTTGGGGTGTATGAACTGCATCCCACGACGGCCATGTTGGTGTCGCGGACCTATGCCGCCAAAGCGCGTTGGGACGCCCTCACTGAAGAATGGGTCCTGACAAATGGCTGGCGACGAACCTTTTCAGCCGACGGACTGGAAACCCGCCGCCAACCCATTCAGGAGTTGCGCTTGAAGTTGAGCGAAACGCCGGATTACTTCAAGCAAAGCGCGACCGACATTGCCAAGATGAGCGTGGGACAGTTGCAGCAGCAGGTCGCGGAACTCACCGCCCAGGGGCTGGATGTCGAAAATCTGGAGCGGGCGATTCAAACTAAAATCGCCGCGCCACTTGCTTGTTTTGTCATGGTGCTCGTTGGGCTGCCGTTTGCCCTGACGATTGGCAAACGGGGAGCGATGGTTGGGATTGCGGTTGGCGTCGGACTGGCCGTGCTTTTTTGGGGCACCGTGAGCCTGTTTGAGCAGTTCGGCAACTACCGGACTCTCCCGTTGTTTTGGTCTGCCTGGGGGCCAAACCTGTTGTTTGGCAGCGGCGGCCTCTACCTTTTACTCTCGGCCAAGACCTGA
- a CDS encoding BrxA/BrxB family bacilliredoxin codes for MMYGFDMERALRAMRAELTDHGVQELRTPEEVDAVLSKKEGTALVVVNSVCGCAAGAARPGVVEALKTSPTLPDHITTVFAGQDKDATARAREYFKGFAPSSPSVWLLKDGDVVFKLERHQIEHRSAADIAADIRNALQKHCAQTSAAAV; via the coding sequence ATGATGTATGGATTTGACATGGAGCGCGCGCTGCGCGCGATGCGCGCGGAGTTGACTGACCATGGCGTGCAGGAACTCCGCACGCCAGAGGAGGTGGATGCCGTTTTGTCCAAGAAAGAAGGCACGGCGCTGGTTGTTGTCAACTCGGTATGTGGCTGTGCGGCCGGCGCGGCGCGGCCCGGCGTCGTGGAAGCGCTCAAGACGAGTCCGACGTTGCCTGATCACATCACGACGGTCTTTGCCGGACAGGACAAGGACGCAACCGCCCGCGCGCGCGAGTACTTCAAAGGCTTTGCCCCTTCTTCACCTTCCGTTTGGCTGCTCAAGGATGGTGATGTCGTGTTCAAGTTGGAGCGGCATCAGATTGAGCACCGCAGCGCGGCTGACATCGCGGCTGATATTCGCAATGCGCTTCAGAAGCACTGCGCCCAGACCAGCGCGGCAGCGGTCTAA
- a CDS encoding spinster family MFS transporter, which produces MSHFPAPDLVAPVSGISDADASASASRYAWYVLFILTLVQVVNYVDRQIIPPLLKPIQDELNLSNTAAGFLGTAFMLVHSLAAVPLGILADRIARRKIIAAGIGFWSLATAGAGFANSYVHLLLARGAVGVGEAAYAPAATSLLSDMFPARMWAKVIGIFNLGLVVGAALGLVLGGVLSEKIGWRYCFLVVGLPGLLLTIVVWLFREPARSHATEPAKWNDILQLLHIRSLWLVIAGAASVTFAAGALIHFLPKLVTELYGIESSKAAIRLTPIVIAAFLGVITGGFTADWLQQRLAAGRALTMAVAFLLGAPFLYWGLYAPTLNQFIFAGCMATFFMSFYHGPVAAIVTDLVPSSLRATAIAFYMFAIHILGDMPSPVVVGFLSDVIAGDNAAPSAATDALRQAMVLCVAATALSGVIFLAVLPVLRRRPSPASPLPA; this is translated from the coding sequence ATGAGTCACTTCCCGGCGCCCGACTTGGTTGCGCCCGTCTCAGGCATTTCCGACGCTGACGCTTCGGCGTCAGCGTCACGTTACGCTTGGTACGTTCTGTTCATCCTGACCTTGGTACAGGTCGTCAACTATGTTGACCGGCAGATCATTCCGCCGCTGCTCAAGCCCATTCAAGATGAGTTGAATCTCAGCAACACGGCGGCCGGGTTTCTGGGGACGGCGTTCATGCTGGTGCATTCACTCGCCGCGGTTCCGCTGGGCATCCTGGCTGACCGGATTGCGCGGCGAAAAATCATCGCCGCCGGCATTGGTTTCTGGAGTCTGGCCACGGCGGGCGCCGGTTTTGCCAATTCGTATGTCCACTTGTTGCTGGCGCGTGGGGCGGTTGGCGTTGGAGAAGCGGCCTATGCCCCGGCGGCCACATCGCTGCTCAGCGACATGTTCCCGGCGCGGATGTGGGCCAAGGTGATCGGTATTTTCAACCTTGGGTTGGTCGTAGGCGCTGCCTTGGGGCTGGTGCTCGGCGGCGTTCTGAGCGAAAAGATCGGCTGGCGCTATTGCTTTCTCGTCGTCGGACTGCCGGGGTTGTTGCTCACGATTGTCGTCTGGCTGTTTCGGGAACCGGCGCGCAGCCACGCCACCGAACCAGCCAAATGGAACGACATTCTACAGTTGCTCCACATCAGATCGCTGTGGCTGGTCATTGCCGGCGCGGCCAGTGTGACGTTTGCGGCCGGAGCGCTCATCCATTTTCTACCAAAGCTCGTCACCGAGCTTTACGGGATTGAGTCGTCCAAGGCGGCTATCCGGTTGACGCCGATTGTGATTGCGGCCTTTTTGGGCGTGATTACCGGCGGCTTCACCGCGGATTGGCTCCAGCAACGACTGGCGGCCGGGCGTGCGCTCACCATGGCGGTGGCGTTTCTGCTTGGCGCACCGTTCTTGTACTGGGGACTCTACGCGCCAACGCTCAATCAGTTTATCTTTGCTGGCTGCATGGCAACTTTTTTCATGAGCTTCTACCACGGACCGGTCGCTGCTATCGTTACCGACCTTGTCCCATCGTCGTTGCGTGCCACGGCCATTGCCTTTTACATGTTTGCCATCCACATTCTGGGCGATATGCCGTCGCCAGTGGTGGTTGGCTTTCTGTCGGATGTAATTGCCGGTGACAACGCCGCGCCGTCAGCCGCGACAGATGCTCTCCGGCAGGCCATGGTGCTGTGTGTGGCGGCAACAGCGCTGAGTGGTGTGATTTTTCTGGCGGTTTTACCTGTGTTGCGCCGCCGGCCGTCGCCAGCCAGTCCGCTGCCCGCTTAG
- the tsaD gene encoding tRNA (adenosine(37)-N6)-threonylcarbamoyltransferase complex transferase subunit TsaD produces MRTVLGIETSCDETAAAVVVDGRSALSNIVASQMTLHQAYGGVVPEIASRQHLDAIADVVARAVEPLDDGFRGLDGIAVTYGPGLVGALLVGLSYAKALALTLGVPFVGVHHIEGHMFSTTFEYGAWDYPALALIVSGGHTDLFHIAAPFAYERIGHTRDDAAGEAYDKTARRLGLGYPGGPILDRLARAGQPDHAPLVYRPPLIPDAPYDFSFSGLKTAVLRYIREHQVAPLPEGIHPEDISAQAPDSIRNLAASFQRAVVNTLVGVLERAIDAYHPRLVVTGGGVVCNTGLRQALADLAHRKGIEIRVPHPKYTTDNAAMIAAAGYARLARGERHDWSLEPAPSLRLGQVPAEHSRHFRA; encoded by the coding sequence ATGCGCACCGTTCTGGGGATCGAAACTTCCTGTGATGAAACCGCCGCGGCCGTCGTCGTGGATGGACGAAGCGCGTTGTCCAACATCGTTGCCTCCCAGATGACATTACACCAGGCTTATGGGGGCGTAGTTCCAGAAATTGCTTCACGGCAGCACTTAGACGCCATTGCGGACGTCGTCGCCCGTGCCGTGGAGCCGTTGGACGATGGCTTTCGGGGACTCGATGGGATTGCCGTCACCTACGGGCCAGGCTTGGTCGGCGCCTTGCTGGTCGGGTTGTCGTACGCCAAGGCCCTGGCGTTGACGCTCGGCGTGCCGTTCGTCGGCGTCCATCACATCGAAGGACACATGTTCTCCACCACTTTTGAGTATGGAGCTTGGGATTACCCCGCGCTGGCGCTCATTGTCTCTGGCGGACATACCGACCTGTTTCACATTGCCGCGCCGTTTGCCTATGAACGGATCGGGCACACCCGTGATGACGCGGCGGGTGAGGCCTATGACAAAACAGCCCGCCGGCTGGGGCTGGGCTACCCCGGCGGACCGATCCTCGACCGGTTGGCGCGCGCCGGACAGCCCGACCACGCGCCGCTGGTGTATCGCCCGCCGCTCATTCCCGATGCGCCATACGACTTCTCTTTCAGCGGTCTCAAAACCGCCGTGTTGCGTTACATCCGCGAGCACCAGGTTGCGCCGCTGCCAGAAGGCATTCATCCAGAAGACATTTCCGCGCAAGCCCCCGACAGCATTCGCAATTTGGCGGCCAGTTTCCAACGCGCCGTGGTCAATACGCTGGTTGGCGTCCTGGAACGCGCCATTGACGCCTATCATCCACGCCTGGTCGTGACGGGCGGCGGGGTGGTCTGCAATACGGGACTGCGGCAGGCGCTGGCCGACCTGGCCCACCGGAAAGGCATTGAGATTCGAGTTCCGCACCCCAAGTACACCACCGACAATGCCGCCATGATTGCTGCCGCCGGCTATGCCCGCCTCGCGCGTGGCGAGCGTCACGACTGGTCGCTGGAACCAGCGCCCTCGTTACGGCTTGGGCAGGTTCCCGCCGAGCATTCCCGTCACTTCCGAGCTTAG
- a CDS encoding GWxTD domain-containing protein, whose amino-acid sequence MTMPYMHSACITRLWRAAWHASLALGFGIATVLTPALGYAQDDAQPKKKKPRKIELDKIYQRWVNEDVDYIITPEERAAFKKLQTDEEREEFIEQFWLRRDPDPDTPENEYREEYYRRIAYANEKFTSGIPGWKTDRGRIYITWGPPDSVESRPAGGPYERPIYEGGGTTSTYPFETWFYRYLEGVGSGIEIEFVDPTGSGEYRIARNADEKDALLFVPNAGLTLAEQLGLASKVDRPFFSPGNRNGNNPLYPMRTQDMPFERLAILTNLQRAPSVRYRQLAERVDQQVEFDVLPFDVRTDFLRAGESAIVTTFTLMFNNGDLGFKDEGGIQKAQLNIYARVSALTGKRVGIFEEAPIITYQQSQFEVGRKLSSVYQKSLILPPGNYKIDFVVRDVTSGHTGIVRQGFEVPRYSPEALSTSSLILADLVEPVTRVSGSQFIIGANKVRPSVTQRFKQSQSLGVYMQVYNVQIDQASLRPAIEVDYVITNTKTGQEVKRIREDGKNGISDLSGYGQQIVLGRLIPLAELEPGSYEVTVVITDKVARRTLSPKTFFTVEPSRS is encoded by the coding sequence ATGACGATGCCGTACATGCACAGCGCATGCATCACTCGCCTTTGGCGCGCCGCCTGGCACGCCAGTCTGGCGCTCGGTTTTGGGATCGCTACGGTGCTAACGCCGGCGCTGGGCTATGCGCAGGATGACGCGCAACCCAAGAAGAAAAAACCGCGCAAGATTGAACTCGACAAGATTTATCAGCGTTGGGTCAATGAAGACGTTGATTACATCATTACGCCCGAGGAGCGCGCCGCGTTCAAGAAGCTCCAAACGGACGAAGAACGAGAAGAGTTTATTGAGCAGTTTTGGTTGCGGCGCGACCCTGATCCAGACACGCCGGAAAATGAGTACCGCGAAGAATACTACCGGCGCATTGCCTACGCGAATGAAAAGTTCACGTCCGGTATTCCGGGCTGGAAAACTGACCGGGGGCGGATTTACATCACGTGGGGGCCGCCCGATAGCGTCGAGTCACGTCCGGCCGGGGGGCCATACGAACGCCCAATCTATGAAGGTGGCGGAACAACGTCAACCTATCCATTTGAAACGTGGTTCTATCGCTATCTGGAAGGGGTAGGCTCCGGGATTGAGATTGAGTTTGTTGACCCAACGGGCAGCGGTGAATACCGCATTGCGCGCAATGCCGACGAAAAAGACGCGCTCCTCTTCGTGCCAAACGCCGGGCTGACGCTTGCCGAGCAACTTGGCTTGGCCTCGAAGGTGGATCGTCCGTTTTTCAGTCCGGGCAACCGGAACGGCAACAACCCACTCTACCCAATGCGGACGCAGGACATGCCTTTTGAGCGCCTGGCAATTCTGACCAATTTGCAGCGCGCGCCGTCGGTCCGCTACCGCCAGTTGGCGGAACGGGTTGACCAGCAGGTTGAGTTCGACGTGCTGCCCTTCGATGTGCGAACCGATTTCCTCCGCGCCGGGGAATCGGCCATCGTGACCACCTTCACGCTGATGTTCAACAACGGTGACCTAGGCTTCAAGGATGAAGGTGGAATCCAGAAAGCGCAGCTCAATATCTATGCGCGTGTGTCAGCGTTGACCGGCAAACGGGTGGGCATTTTTGAAGAAGCGCCGATCATCACCTATCAGCAGTCACAGTTTGAGGTTGGGCGCAAGCTCAGCTCGGTCTATCAAAAGAGCCTGATTCTGCCACCGGGGAACTACAAGATTGATTTCGTTGTCCGCGATGTGACGAGTGGTCACACCGGGATTGTGCGGCAGGGCTTTGAGGTTCCCCGCTACTCGCCCGAAGCCCTTTCGACCAGTTCGCTCATTCTAGCCGATCTGGTCGAGCCGGTGACGCGCGTCTCCGGCAGCCAGTTCATCATTGGGGCCAACAAAGTTCGTCCCAGCGTGACCCAGCGCTTCAAGCAAAGTCAGAGTCTGGGGGTGTACATGCAGGTGTACAACGTCCAGATTGACCAGGCCTCGCTGCGGCCGGCTATCGAGGTTGACTATGTCATCACCAATACGAAGACCGGACAGGAAGTGAAGCGGATTCGTGAGGATGGAAAGAATGGCATTTCCGACCTGAGCGGCTACGGGCAGCAAATCGTGCTTGGGCGACTCATTCCCCTTGCCGAACTTGAGCCAGGGAGCTACGAAGTCACGGTGGTCATCACGGACAAAGTTGCTCGGCGCACCTTGTCCCCCAAGACCTTCTTCACGGTTGAGCCGTCCAGGTCATAG
- a CDS encoding (Fe-S)-binding protein, whose translation MTIKNAIFIVFFFAAVGYFLFNAWRLIEYIRVGKPENRFDNLPRRFWDLLVIGFAQTKIMRHWWAGALHVAVFWGFCVLTLASFEVVLEGFHPQASLYFLPGYGPLTLLQDVFGVLVLAASLTFLFRRYVTKPKRFSGAEMKPESRMDATLILAMIIALMVTMFVANGTHPATNSVIFGNRPISEVVGFYLGGNQNEVLFEVAWWSHAVVLFVFLNYLPFSKHLHVIASLPNVFFASHQSSGVLPKMDLEAEDIETFGASDVEHFTWKQLFDSYTCTECGRCTAVCPANNTGKPLSPRKIMMDIRHRVEEKGELTIGKLGAFTKGVAANGHGNGHGEVAESVKHALAQKIIGEGFITPEELWACTTCQACMQECPVSIEHVPTIVDMRRNLVLQEADFPGELNTLFTNLENKYSPWAFSHDGRADWAEGLDIPLMSMIEADQKQVEVLFWVGCAGSYDDRYRRVVQSVARLLKRAGIAFAILGKEEKCTGDPARRAGNEYLAQTLIQENVETLNNYKSRFKTVLTSCPHCFNAIKNEWSQFGGTFEVMHHSQYLSKLVAEGRITPTQKIEATAVYHDSCYLGRSNHIYDEPRQTLVQIGAKLTEMERSRDKGMCCGAGGARMWMEEAGERVNVERTRQALETKPDVVAAACPFCMTMLTDGLKAHNEERVKVFDIAELLEQATGGDKRI comes from the coding sequence ATGACCATCAAAAACGCCATCTTCATTGTCTTCTTCTTCGCCGCGGTTGGTTACTTTCTGTTCAATGCCTGGCGACTCATCGAGTACATCCGGGTTGGTAAGCCGGAAAACCGTTTCGACAACCTGCCGCGCCGATTCTGGGATTTGCTTGTCATTGGCTTTGCCCAAACGAAAATCATGCGCCACTGGTGGGCGGGCGCGCTGCACGTCGCCGTGTTCTGGGGTTTTTGTGTCTTGACGCTGGCTTCGTTCGAGGTTGTCCTGGAGGGCTTTCATCCCCAGGCTTCGCTGTATTTCCTGCCCGGCTACGGGCCCTTGACGTTGCTGCAAGACGTGTTTGGGGTGCTCGTGCTGGCCGCTTCCCTGACATTTCTCTTCAGGCGCTATGTCACCAAGCCCAAGCGGTTTTCGGGCGCGGAGATGAAGCCTGAAAGCCGAATGGACGCCACGCTCATCCTGGCCATGATCATCGCGCTCATGGTGACGATGTTTGTTGCCAATGGGACGCATCCGGCGACAAACAGCGTGATTTTCGGCAACCGTCCTATCTCAGAGGTGGTTGGCTTTTATCTCGGCGGCAATCAAAACGAAGTCCTGTTTGAAGTTGCCTGGTGGTCTCATGCGGTCGTGCTGTTTGTCTTCCTCAACTACCTGCCGTTCTCAAAGCACTTGCATGTGATTGCCTCGCTCCCGAATGTGTTTTTCGCATCGCATCAGTCATCGGGCGTTCTCCCCAAAATGGACTTGGAAGCCGAAGACATCGAAACCTTTGGCGCATCAGATGTTGAGCACTTCACCTGGAAGCAGTTGTTCGATAGCTACACCTGCACCGAGTGTGGGCGTTGCACGGCCGTATGTCCGGCCAACAACACCGGCAAGCCCCTTTCGCCACGTAAAATCATGATGGACATCCGCCATCGTGTTGAGGAGAAAGGCGAACTGACCATCGGCAAGCTTGGGGCTTTCACAAAGGGCGTGGCCGCCAATGGTCACGGCAATGGTCACGGTGAAGTCGCGGAGAGCGTCAAGCATGCGCTCGCGCAAAAGATCATCGGTGAAGGCTTCATCACACCCGAAGAACTCTGGGCCTGCACGACCTGTCAGGCTTGTATGCAGGAATGCCCGGTCAGCATCGAGCACGTCCCGACCATTGTGGACATGCGGCGCAACCTCGTTCTGCAAGAAGCTGACTTCCCAGGCGAACTCAATACCCTCTTTACCAATCTCGAAAACAAATACTCGCCGTGGGCGTTCAGCCACGATGGGCGCGCGGATTGGGCGGAAGGCCTGGACATTCCGTTGATGTCCATGATTGAAGCCGACCAGAAGCAGGTCGAGGTGCTGTTTTGGGTTGGTTGTGCCGGCTCTTACGATGATCGTTACCGCCGGGTCGTCCAGTCGGTGGCGCGGTTGCTCAAACGGGCCGGAATCGCCTTTGCCATCCTCGGCAAGGAAGAAAAGTGCACCGGCGACCCCGCGCGGCGGGCCGGTAATGAGTATCTCGCCCAAACGCTCATCCAGGAAAACGTCGAAACCCTCAATAACTACAAGTCGCGCTTCAAGACGGTGCTTACCTCCTGTCCGCACTGCTTCAATGCCATCAAAAATGAATGGTCGCAGTTTGGCGGCACCTTTGAGGTCATGCACCATAGCCAGTATCTGTCGAAGTTGGTCGCTGAGGGGCGTATCACGCCGACGCAGAAAATCGAAGCCACGGCGGTCTATCATGATTCGTGCTACCTGGGGCGCTCCAACCATATCTATGACGAGCCGCGCCAAACGCTGGTTCAGATTGGCGCAAAGCTGACGGAAATGGAGCGTTCCCGCGACAAGGGCATGTGCTGCGGCGCGGGCGGGGCGCGGATGTGGATGGAAGAAGCCGGGGAACGGGTCAACGTCGAGCGCACACGGCAGGCGTTGGAAACCAAACCCGATGTCGTAGCTGCGGCCTGTCCTTTCTGCATGACGATGCTGACGGACGGCCTCAAGGCCCACAACGAGGAGCGGGTCAAGGTCTTCGATATTGCCGAGCTGCTCGAACAGGCTACCGGCGGCGACAAGCGTATCTAG